One window of the Primulina eburnea isolate SZY01 chromosome 18, ASM2296580v1, whole genome shotgun sequence genome contains the following:
- the LOC140819173 gene encoding uncharacterized protein, producing the protein MASSLSEVNTREVLHITRLVLSTEEETSPVPEDSWMTPLIAYITNYELPEDKARAQKIKRQAPRRLISDNGRQFQGKGITSWCQEMKITQSFTSVAYPQANGQTEVVNRIIVQALKARLQGKGKDWVEELPSVLWAYRTTPRAPTQETPFSLVYGSEAVLPVEIGKVSSRVESYPNQNDQSWAMELDLVEEKRDRATIRMEAYQNRVMKSYNQRVRIRDF; encoded by the exons ATGGCGTCTTCTTTATCAGAAGTTAACACCCGGGAAGTATTACATATTACTCGGTTGGTCCTCTCTACGGAGGAAGAAACATCACCCGTGCCGGAAGACTCATGGATGACACCACTGATTGCATACATTACAAACTATGAGCTCCCCGAGGATAAAGCCCGAGCTCAGAAGATCAAGAGACAAGCTCCCAG GAGATTAATCTCGGATAATGGAAGACAATTTCAGGGCAAAGGAATTACGTCATGGTGCCAGGAAATGAAAATCACTCAATCTTTTACCTCTGTTGCATATCCTCAAGCCAATGgtcaaacagaagttgtcaatagaatcatTGTGCAAGCATTAAAAGCAAGGCTTCAAGGTAAAGGAAAAGATTGGGTGGAAGAGTTACCTAGTGTTCTATGGGCTTACAGAACCACTCCCCGGGCACCTACTCAAGAAACTCCGTTCAGCTTAGTATATGGTTCTGAAGCAGTCCTCCCAGTCGAAATAGGGAAAGTTTCCTcccgggtagaatcttacccaAATCAGAATGATCAAAGTTGGGCCATGGAGTTGGATCTGGTAGAAGAAAAGAGAGACCGAGCGACTATTCGGATGGAAGCATACCAGAACAGGGTTATGAAATCTTATAACCAGAGGGTCCGGATCCGAGACTTCTAA